The proteins below are encoded in one region of Avibacterium volantium:
- the trpB gene encoding tryptophan synthase subunit beta, giving the protein MSETQLNPYFGEFGGMYVPEILVPVLKHLEQAFVESQADPEFQAEFQDLLKNYAGRPTALTLCRNLTKGTKTKLYLKREDLLHGGAHKTNQVLGQILLAKRMGKTRIIAETGAGQHGVATALACAMLDMPCRIYMGAKDVERQSPNVFRMRLMGAEVIPVEKGSCSLKDACCEAMRDWSANYDTTHYLLGTAAGPHPFPTIVREFQKMIGEETKRQILEKEGRLPDVIIAAVGGGSNAIGMFADFIDEPQVRLIGIEPAGKGIATGQHGAPLRHGKVGIYFGMKSPIMQTEDGQIEESYSISAGLDFPSVGPQHAHLHAIGRAEYESITDDEVLDAFQALAKHEGIIPALESSHALAYALKLIQQNPDKEQLIVVNLSGRGDKDIFTVDKILTEKGKI; this is encoded by the coding sequence ATGTCAGAAACGCAACTTAATCCTTATTTCGGCGAATTTGGCGGAATGTATGTGCCAGAAATTTTAGTCCCAGTGCTAAAACATCTGGAACAAGCCTTTGTGGAATCACAAGCCGATCCCGAATTTCAAGCAGAATTTCAAGATTTACTGAAAAACTACGCAGGTCGCCCTACGGCATTGACGCTGTGCCGTAATCTTACCAAAGGCACAAAAACCAAACTTTACCTAAAACGGGAAGATTTATTACACGGTGGTGCACACAAAACAAATCAAGTATTAGGGCAAATTTTACTCGCTAAACGAATGGGTAAAACACGCATTATTGCTGAAACAGGGGCTGGTCAGCACGGTGTTGCCACAGCCCTTGCCTGTGCAATGTTGGATATGCCTTGTCGGATTTATATGGGGGCGAAAGATGTGGAACGCCAATCGCCGAATGTCTTCCGTATGCGTTTAATGGGGGCAGAAGTTATCCCAGTGGAAAAAGGCTCTTGCTCGCTCAAAGATGCTTGTTGCGAAGCAATGCGGGATTGGTCAGCCAATTACGACACCACGCATTATTTACTCGGCACAGCGGCAGGCCCTCACCCTTTCCCTACCATTGTGCGAGAATTCCAAAAAATGATCGGGGAAGAAACCAAACGCCAAATTTTAGAAAAAGAAGGACGTTTGCCTGATGTGATTATCGCGGCCGTGGGCGGTGGCTCTAACGCCATTGGAATGTTTGCCGATTTTATTGACGAACCCCAAGTACGCTTAATCGGCATTGAGCCTGCGGGCAAAGGCATTGCCACGGGGCAACACGGCGCGCCACTGCGCCACGGCAAAGTAGGGATTTATTTCGGAATGAAATCGCCAATTATGCAGACAGAAGATGGGCAAATCGAAGAATCTTACAGCATTTCTGCGGGATTAGACTTCCCTTCTGTTGGGCCACAACACGCCCATTTACACGCCATTGGACGTGCTGAATACGAAAGCATTACAGACGATGAAGTCCTTGACGCTTTCCAAGCACTGGCCAAACACGAGGGCATTATCCCTGCGCTAGAAAGCTCACACGCCTTGGCTTATGCGTTAAAATTAATCCAACAAAATCCAGACAAAGAGCAATTAATCGTCGTGAATTTATCCGGCCGTGGCGATAAAGATATTTTCACCGTGGACAAAATCTTGACTGAAAAGGGGAAAATCTAA
- a CDS encoding GNAT family N-acetyltransferase, which produces MTWNVKTFAELSTAELFAIYQVRTAVFVVEQQCAYQEVDHWDQSAVHFWQEFDGKISAYCRIIPQADGIHIGRVLIAEQARGKGLAKELVQQALAYCQQHWAAEPVLIQAQTYLQNFYRTFGFQPTSAEYLEDGIPHLDMELVR; this is translated from the coding sequence ATGACGTGGAATGTGAAAACCTTTGCTGAACTCAGCACGGCAGAATTATTCGCCATTTACCAAGTTCGTACCGCTGTGTTTGTGGTGGAGCAACAATGTGCTTATCAAGAAGTGGATCATTGGGATCAAAGTGCGGTGCATTTTTGGCAAGAATTTGACGGTAAAATCAGTGCTTATTGTCGAATAATTCCACAGGCTGACGGCATTCACATTGGCAGAGTGCTAATAGCAGAACAGGCCCGAGGCAAAGGCTTAGCCAAAGAATTAGTGCAACAAGCGTTGGCTTATTGCCAACAACATTGGGCGGCTGAACCTGTGCTAATCCAAGCACAAACTTATTTGCAAAATTTCTACCGTACTTTTGGTTTCCAGCCCACTTCGGCAGAATATTTAGAAGACGGCATACCGCATTTGGATATGGAATTGGTGCG
- the trpD gene encoding anthranilate phosphoribosyltransferase — translation MQTEQLLNQLFEKQPLTQAQAETLFNAVLQGELSNEQLAAALIALKLRGETAEEISGAVNAVLANANSFPTPDYVFADIVGTGGDGANTINISTASAIVGAACGLKVAKHGNRSVSSKTGASDVLSALGVNINISAEQARQALDEIGICFLFAQQYHPGFKHAVPVRQALKTRTIFNILGPLCNPARPKHQLLGVYSPDLIAPYAETALRLGHKHSIVVHGAGLDEVAIHGKTEVAEIRDGKIERYSLSPYDFGFEPQPLESLRGGEPEENAKILTALLQGKGKAEHAQAVAMNTALLMKLFGYEDLKHNAEKVLDVLATGKAFKTLAALRAVE, via the coding sequence ATGCAAACAGAACAACTTCTTAACCAACTTTTTGAGAAACAACCTTTAACTCAAGCCCAAGCGGAAACCCTGTTCAATGCGGTGTTGCAAGGGGAATTGAGCAATGAACAACTTGCCGCTGCCTTAATCGCATTAAAATTGCGTGGTGAAACAGCGGAAGAAATTAGCGGTGCGGTTAATGCGGTACTCGCCAATGCCAATAGCTTCCCAACGCCTGATTATGTCTTTGCGGATATTGTTGGCACGGGCGGCGATGGCGCAAACACCATTAATATTTCCACCGCTTCCGCCATTGTTGGCGCTGCTTGTGGCTTAAAAGTAGCGAAACACGGCAACCGTAGCGTATCGAGCAAAACAGGCGCAAGCGATGTGTTAAGTGCCTTAGGGGTAAATATCAATATTAGTGCCGAACAAGCACGCCAAGCCCTTGATGAAATTGGCATTTGCTTTTTATTCGCGCAGCAATATCACCCTGGCTTTAAGCACGCCGTGCCAGTGCGTCAAGCCTTGAAAACTCGAACTATTTTCAATATTTTAGGGCCATTGTGTAACCCAGCTCGCCCGAAACATCAATTATTAGGCGTGTATTCCCCCGATCTCATTGCTCCTTATGCAGAAACCGCCCTGCGTTTAGGGCATAAACACAGCATTGTGGTACACGGTGCTGGCTTAGATGAAGTGGCCATTCACGGTAAAACAGAGGTGGCGGAAATTCGTGATGGTAAAATTGAACGTTACAGCCTAAGCCCTTATGATTTCGGCTTTGAGCCACAACCCTTAGAAAGTCTGCGTGGCGGTGAACCTGAAGAAAATGCAAAAATTTTGACCGCACTTTTACAAGGTAAAGGCAAGGCAGAACACGCCCAAGCCGTAGCAATGAACACCGCACTATTAATGAAATTATTCGGCTATGAAGATCTCAAACACAACGCCGAAAAAGTGCTTGATGTGCTTGCCACGGGTAAAGCCTTTAAAACCTTAGCCGCATTGCGTGCGGTAGAATAA
- the trpE gene encoding anthranilate synthase component I codes for MTTPFLHVFSQEVAYHSDPTAVFATLCQDQKNTLLLESAEISSKNSLKSLLLINAALKISCLGQCVTFTALNENGAALLPLVQEKLQPIALRLSRQDKQMIAEFAPLNPNLDEDSKLQAPTIFDGLRCLADLYKTSETPIFLGGLFAYDLVANFIPMENIVLHNDGLSCPDYVFYLAENLLILDHQRQQAQLQTFCFNQNTLSATEQSAVQITQKLQKIEPHLTIQSASTEVSVNIEDEPFKDIIRRLKHHINIGDVFQIVPSRRFSLACPNSLATYRQLKVNNPSPYMFYMQDEDFTLFGASPESALKYSQDSRQLEIYPIAGSRPRGFDAEGNIDPELDARLELELRLDKKELAEHLMLVDLARNDVARVCQSGTRQVKDLMQVDRYSHIMHLVSRVVGKLRPELDALHAYQACMNMGTLTGAPKIKAMQLIYQVEQQKRHSYGGAVGYLSSDGNFDTCIVIRSAFVQNDIAYIQAGCGEVLDSDPQMEADETRHKARAVINAIMQTNQLAQ; via the coding sequence ATGACAACGCCTTTTCTCCACGTTTTTTCACAAGAAGTGGCTTATCACAGCGATCCCACTGCGGTATTTGCTACCCTGTGCCAAGATCAAAAAAATACGCTATTACTTGAATCAGCAGAAATCAGCAGTAAAAATAGCTTAAAAAGCCTGCTATTAATTAACGCCGCATTAAAAATCAGCTGCTTAGGGCAATGCGTTACCTTTACTGCATTAAATGAAAACGGTGCGGCATTGTTGCCTTTGGTGCAAGAAAAATTGCAGCCGATTGCTCTGCGCCTTTCCCGCCAAGATAAGCAAATGATCGCAGAATTTGCGCCGCTTAACCCGAATTTAGATGAAGACAGCAAATTACAAGCGCCGACAATTTTTGACGGTTTGCGTTGTTTAGCGGATCTTTACAAAACAAGTGAAACGCCAATTTTTCTTGGTGGATTATTTGCCTATGATTTAGTGGCGAATTTTATCCCAATGGAAAATATTGTGCTGCACAATGATGGCTTAAGCTGTCCTGATTACGTTTTCTATTTAGCAGAAAATTTATTGATTCTTGATCACCAGCGCCAGCAGGCTCAGCTACAAACTTTCTGTTTTAATCAAAATACGCTTTCCGCCACGGAACAAAGTGCGGTGCAAATTACGCAAAAATTACAAAAAATTGAACCGCACTTAACGATTCAATCGGCTTCCACGGAAGTGAGCGTAAACATTGAAGATGAACCATTTAAAGACATTATTCGCCGCTTAAAACATCATATCAATATTGGCGATGTGTTCCAAATCGTGCCATCGCGCCGTTTTTCTTTGGCTTGTCCGAACAGCCTTGCCACTTATCGCCAATTAAAAGTGAACAACCCAAGCCCTTATATGTTTTATATGCAGGACGAAGATTTCACCTTATTTGGCGCTTCCCCTGAAAGTGCGTTGAAATATAGCCAAGATTCACGTCAATTAGAAATCTATCCGATTGCAGGATCACGTCCACGCGGTTTTGATGCCGAAGGCAATATCGATCCTGAATTAGATGCGCGCCTAGAACTGGAATTACGCTTAGATAAAAAAGAGTTGGCGGAACATTTAATGCTGGTGGATTTAGCCCGTAATGATGTGGCTCGCGTTTGCCAAAGTGGCACGCGTCAAGTGAAAGATCTAATGCAAGTGGATCGCTATTCCCACATTATGCACTTGGTATCGCGCGTGGTGGGCAAACTTCGCCCTGAACTTGATGCGCTACACGCCTATCAAGCCTGTATGAATATGGGCACACTCACGGGTGCGCCAAAAATCAAAGCGATGCAATTAATCTACCAAGTGGAGCAACAAAAACGCCATAGCTACGGCGGTGCCGTGGGCTACCTTTCATCTGACGGCAATTTTGATACCTGTATTGTGATCCGCTCTGCCTTTGTGCAAAACGACATTGCTTATATCCAAGCTGGCTGCGGTGAAGTGCTGGATTCCGATCCGCAAATGGAAGCAGATGAAACGCGTCACAAAGCCCGTGCTGTGATTAATGCGATTATGCAAACCAACCAGCTTGCTCAATAA
- the fumC gene encoding class II fumarate hydratase — protein MEFRIEKDTMGEVKVPADKYWAAQTERSRNNFKIGPAASMPHEIIEAFGYLKKAAAYANNELGVLPVEKRDLIAQACDEILAHKLDDQFPLVIWQTGSGTQSNMNLNEVIANRAHVINGGKLGEKSIIHPNDDVNKSQSSNDTYPTAMHIAAYKKVVEVTIPCIERLQKTFAAKAEAFKDVVKIGRTHLMDATPLTLGQEFSAYAAQLDFGLRALKNTLPHLAQLALGGTAVGTGLNTPKGYDVKVAEYIAKFTGLPFITAENKFEALATHDAIVETHGALKQLAVSLFKIANDIRLLASGPRSGIGEILIPENEPGSSIMPGKVNPTQCEALTMVCAQVLGNDTTISFAGSQGHFQLNVFKPVMAYNFLQSAQLLADACVSFDEHCASGIEPNHPRIKQQLENSLMLVTALNTHIGYENAAKIAKTAHKNGTTLREEAINLGLVTPEQFDEWVRPEDMVGSLK, from the coding sequence ATGGAATTTCGTATTGAAAAAGACACTATGGGCGAAGTGAAAGTACCAGCCGATAAATACTGGGCAGCACAAACAGAACGTTCGCGCAATAATTTCAAAATTGGCCCTGCGGCTTCAATGCCCCACGAAATTATCGAGGCGTTTGGTTATTTGAAAAAAGCCGCTGCGTACGCAAACAATGAGCTAGGCGTGTTGCCAGTGGAAAAACGCGATTTAATCGCGCAAGCCTGCGATGAAATTTTAGCCCATAAACTTGACGATCAATTCCCTTTGGTGATTTGGCAAACGGGTTCAGGCACGCAATCCAATATGAACCTAAATGAAGTGATTGCTAACCGTGCGCACGTTATCAATGGTGGAAAATTAGGGGAAAAATCCATTATTCACCCAAATGATGATGTGAATAAATCACAATCTTCTAATGATACTTATCCAACTGCAATGCACATTGCCGCCTATAAAAAAGTGGTGGAAGTAACCATTCCTTGCATTGAACGCTTACAAAAAACCTTCGCAGCAAAAGCAGAAGCCTTTAAAGATGTGGTGAAAATCGGGCGTACTCACTTAATGGACGCCACGCCACTCACTCTTGGGCAAGAATTTTCTGCTTATGCCGCACAGTTAGATTTCGGCTTGCGTGCATTGAAAAACACCCTGCCACACCTTGCGCAACTGGCTTTAGGTGGAACTGCAGTAGGAACTGGGTTAAATACGCCAAAAGGCTATGATGTGAAAGTGGCTGAATACATTGCAAAATTCACTGGCTTGCCATTTATCACTGCAGAAAACAAATTTGAAGCGCTCGCCACCCACGATGCCATTGTGGAAACCCACGGTGCATTAAAACAGCTTGCGGTATCCTTATTTAAAATTGCCAACGATATTCGCTTATTGGCATCTGGCCCGCGCTCAGGCATTGGTGAAATCTTAATTCCTGAAAATGAACCAGGATCTTCCATTATGCCGGGCAAAGTGAACCCAACGCAGTGCGAAGCGCTCACAATGGTTTGCGCACAAGTGTTAGGTAACGACACAACCATTTCCTTTGCTGGCTCGCAAGGGCATTTCCAACTTAATGTATTCAAACCTGTAATGGCGTACAACTTCTTACAATCTGCCCAATTATTGGCAGATGCTTGTGTATCGTTCGATGAGCATTGCGCAAGTGGTATTGAACCAAATCACCCACGCATTAAGCAACAACTTGAAAATTCCTTAATGCTGGTAACGGCGTTAAATACCCATATCGGTTATGAAAATGCAGCGAAAATCGCAAAAACTGCGCATAAAAATGGTACAACATTAAGAGAAGAAGCCATTAATCTTGGTTTGGTTACCCCAGAGCAATTTGACGAATGGGTTCGTCCTGAAGATATGGTGGGCAGTTTGAAATAA
- the trpCF gene encoding bifunctional indole-3-glycerol-phosphate synthase TrpC/phosphoribosylanthranilate isomerase TrpF has product MNINNQTPTILQKIVQDKMQWVAEKSQAFPLQDFEKNLEKSDRSFYQALAQGTHQRPAYILECKKASPSKGLIRADFNLDEIAQVYKHYAAAISVLTDEKYFQGDFAYIAQVRNQVSQPVLCKDFMISPYQVYLARYHQADAILLMLSVLDDDTYMQLADLAHELGMGVLTETSNQQELERAIALGAKVIGINNRDLHDLSVDLGRTPPLASQIPADRIVISESGIYSHQQVQQLKPYVNGFLIGSSLMGSDDLNNAVRAVILGENKVCGLTRPQDVQAVYNQGALYGGLIFAESSKRKLSLRQAQELVMQAPLRFVGVFQNQEIDFIVKIASQLNLFAVQLHGSENAEFIAQLRSQLPAQCQIWQAVSVPLEKQSAVQIEPISQVDRYVLDSQLAHQQGGTGQAFDWSLIPAEIKDNAMLAGGINQQNLALALSQHCLGLDINSGAESSAGVKDATKLAQLFKQILDY; this is encoded by the coding sequence ATGAATATCAACAACCAAACTCCAACGATTTTACAGAAAATCGTGCAAGATAAAATGCAATGGGTGGCAGAGAAATCCCAAGCCTTTCCGTTGCAGGATTTTGAAAAAAACCTTGAAAAATCCGACCGCTCTTTTTATCAGGCATTGGCACAAGGCACACACCAACGCCCCGCTTATATTTTGGAATGTAAAAAAGCCTCGCCCTCTAAAGGTTTGATTCGTGCGGATTTTAACCTTGATGAAATCGCCCAAGTGTATAAACATTATGCAGCAGCCATTTCCGTGCTGACGGACGAAAAATATTTCCAAGGGGATTTTGCCTACATTGCGCAAGTGCGTAATCAAGTCAGCCAGCCTGTGCTGTGCAAGGACTTTATGATAAGCCCTTATCAGGTGTATCTGGCGCGTTATCACCAAGCGGACGCCATTTTGCTAATGCTTTCCGTGTTGGACGATGACACCTATATGCAACTGGCAGATTTAGCCCACGAATTAGGAATGGGCGTGCTCACAGAAACCTCCAATCAGCAAGAATTAGAACGTGCCATTGCTTTGGGGGCGAAAGTGATTGGCATCAATAACCGTGATTTACACGATCTTTCTGTGGATCTCGGCCGCACGCCACCGCTTGCGAGTCAAATTCCTGCCGATCGCATTGTGATTAGTGAATCGGGCATTTATTCTCATCAACAAGTTCAGCAATTAAAACCTTATGTAAACGGCTTTTTAATCGGCAGCAGCCTGATGGGCAGCGATGATTTGAATAACGCGGTAAGAGCGGTGATTCTTGGTGAAAATAAAGTGTGCGGTTTAACTCGTCCGCAAGATGTGCAGGCGGTGTACAACCAAGGCGCGTTATATGGTGGGTTGATTTTTGCGGAAAGCTCAAAACGTAAACTTTCGCTACGCCAAGCGCAAGAACTTGTGATGCAAGCACCGTTGCGTTTTGTCGGCGTATTTCAAAATCAAGAGATTGATTTTATTGTAAAAATTGCCTCGCAGTTAAATCTCTTTGCGGTGCAGTTACACGGTAGTGAAAATGCGGAATTTATCGCGCAACTTCGCTCACAGCTACCTGCCCAATGCCAAATTTGGCAAGCTGTTTCTGTGCCATTAGAAAAACAAAGTGCGGTGCAAATTGAGCCAATTTCTCAGGTTGATCGCTATGTGTTAGACAGCCAGCTCGCTCACCAGCAAGGCGGCACGGGGCAAGCCTTTGATTGGTCGCTCATTCCTGCTGAAATCAAAGATAACGCAATGCTCGCTGGCGGCATTAATCAGCAAAATTTAGCCCTTGCCCTATCGCAACATTGCTTAGGGTTGGATATTAATTCAGGGGCAGAAAGCAGCGCAGGCGTGAAAGATGCCACTAAATTAGCGCAATTATTTAAACAAATTTTAGATTATTAA
- a CDS encoding tautomerase family protein, with protein MIIVYGLKERLNSRKAQLAEIIYHCLNLEMDIPAGKHFIYFQGADADDLYLPSGRSQDFTAIEINLMQGRTEFTKKRLIKMLFCELENKLNLAPIDVEITLKEQPAHCWGFRGMTGDEAKDLSYSIYR; from the coding sequence ATGATTATTGTTTATGGATTAAAAGAACGTCTTAATTCACGCAAAGCCCAGCTTGCGGAAATTATTTATCATTGCTTGAACTTAGAAATGGACATTCCTGCAGGCAAACATTTTATTTATTTCCAAGGCGCAGATGCGGACGATTTGTATCTCCCAAGTGGCCGCAGCCAAGATTTCACCGCCATTGAAATTAATTTAATGCAAGGGCGCACAGAATTTACCAAAAAACGTTTAATAAAAATGCTATTTTGCGAACTTGAAAATAAACTCAATCTCGCCCCGATTGACGTGGAAATCACCCTCAAAGAGCAACCTGCCCACTGCTGGGGATTTCGCGGAATGACAGGCGATGAAGCCAAAGATCTCAGCTACAGTATTTATCGTTAA
- a CDS encoding DNA polymerase III subunit chi, with protein MAKQAQFYILQKTQPKVPLSAMETLACDLAAQAWRLGKKVLISCESEEQAFRLDEALWAREPEEFVPHNLSGEITQYATPIEISWAGKRNAQRRDLLINLQAQVPDFVASFTQVIDFVPSDEAQKAIARERYKQYRQLGWQLSTEQA; from the coding sequence ATGGCAAAGCAAGCACAGTTTTACATTTTACAAAAAACACAACCCAAAGTGCCATTGTCCGCAATGGAAACCTTGGCTTGTGATTTGGCTGCGCAAGCTTGGCGATTAGGCAAAAAAGTGCTAATTAGCTGCGAAAGTGAAGAACAAGCTTTTCGCCTTGACGAAGCCCTATGGGCAAGAGAGCCAGAAGAATTTGTGCCGCATAATTTATCGGGCGAAATCACCCAATATGCCACGCCCATTGAAATTAGCTGGGCGGGAAAGCGTAACGCACAACGCCGTGATTTGTTAATTAATTTACAAGCTCAAGTGCCTGATTTCGTGGCAAGTTTTACCCAAGTGATCGATTTTGTTCCGAGCGATGAAGCACAAAAAGCCATTGCCCGTGAACGCTATAAACAATACCGCCAATTAGGCTGGCAACTTAGCACGGAACAAGCCTGA
- a CDS encoding aminodeoxychorismate/anthranilate synthase component II, giving the protein MANIVFLDNFDSFTYNLVDQFRTLGHQVQIYRNDCDIAHVEKMALQPNSILALSPGPGNPQEAGILLPLIQRLKGKVPMIGICLGHQALIEAFGGDVVHSGEVLHGKVSNIQHDEQAMFAGLNNPMPVARYHSLMGENLPDEFIVNAEYNGIIMAIRHKTLPICGFQFHPESILTVQGGKLLENSVNWLLNRD; this is encoded by the coding sequence ATGGCTAACATTGTTTTTTTAGATAATTTTGACTCTTTCACCTATAACTTGGTGGATCAATTCCGCACACTGGGACATCAAGTACAGATTTACCGTAACGATTGCGATATTGCACACGTGGAAAAAATGGCATTGCAGCCGAACAGCATTCTGGCGCTTTCACCGGGGCCGGGCAATCCGCAAGAAGCGGGCATTTTGCTCCCCCTTATTCAACGCCTAAAAGGAAAAGTGCCGATGATCGGCATCTGTTTAGGGCATCAAGCCCTGATCGAAGCCTTTGGCGGTGATGTGGTGCATTCTGGCGAAGTGCTGCACGGCAAGGTATCTAATATTCAACACGATGAACAAGCAATGTTCGCAGGCTTAAACAACCCAATGCCTGTGGCTCGTTATCATTCCTTAATGGGCGAAAATTTGCCCGATGAATTTATCGTAAACGCGGAATATAACGGCATTATTATGGCAATTCGCCACAAAACGCTGCCGATTTGCGGTTTTCAATTCCACCCAGAAAGCATTCTCACTGTGCAAGGGGGAAAATTGTTAGAAAATTCAGTAAACTGGTTGCTCAATCGCGATTAA